One stretch of Streptomyces sp. R21 DNA includes these proteins:
- a CDS encoding ATP-binding protein has translation MQAAVTVTPARIPELLLGLATVRPVFLWGAPGIGKSSLVREFAESLGLECVSLLGTQLAPEDLIGVPQIRDGRSVFCPPEAIARDEPYCLFLDELNAATPDVQKAFYSLILDRRIGNYELPHGSIVIGAGNRATDNALARPIASALVNRLAHVHLEASPTDWLTWAAGNGIHSWITDYLTDRPHHLWSKPPKTEEPFSTPRSWHMLSDALHSFGPTLDEATLKVIAHGTLTPAHAVAFCGYVKIVRSQYGIEAILKGDARWPHRVQDRDLLYYLAESFRGRLVKELPASKEHASSSVRQTAYRAKSLLVQLAEISVEVAQTVIADDADGNPVLPAWFLIEAARDMPRLVEARQ, from the coding sequence TTGCAGGCAGCCGTCACGGTCACCCCCGCCCGTATACCGGAGCTGCTGCTCGGTCTCGCGACCGTGCGGCCGGTCTTCCTCTGGGGCGCCCCCGGCATCGGAAAGTCCTCCCTGGTCAGGGAGTTCGCCGAGTCGCTGGGCCTGGAGTGCGTGAGCCTGCTCGGTACGCAGCTGGCGCCCGAGGACCTCATCGGCGTCCCGCAGATCCGTGACGGGCGCTCGGTGTTCTGCCCGCCCGAGGCGATCGCCCGCGACGAGCCGTACTGCCTGTTCCTGGACGAGCTGAACGCGGCGACGCCGGATGTGCAGAAGGCGTTCTACTCGCTGATCCTGGACCGCCGGATCGGCAACTACGAGCTGCCGCACGGCTCGATCGTGATCGGCGCCGGCAACCGCGCGACGGACAACGCGCTGGCCCGGCCGATCGCCTCGGCGCTGGTCAACCGCCTCGCCCACGTCCATCTGGAGGCCTCGCCGACCGACTGGCTCACCTGGGCGGCGGGCAACGGCATCCACTCCTGGATCACCGACTACCTCACCGACCGCCCCCACCACCTCTGGTCGAAGCCGCCCAAGACGGAGGAGCCCTTCTCCACGCCGCGCTCCTGGCACATGCTCTCGGACGCGCTGCACTCCTTCGGCCCGACCCTCGACGAGGCGACCCTGAAGGTGATCGCGCACGGCACGCTGACCCCGGCGCACGCCGTGGCCTTCTGCGGCTACGTCAAGATCGTCCGCAGCCAGTACGGCATCGAGGCCATCCTCAAGGGCGACGCCCGCTGGCCGCACCGCGTCCAGGACCGCGACCTGCTGTACTACCTCGCCGAGTCCTTCCGCGGCCGCCTGGTCAAGGAGCTGCCCGCCTCCAAGGAGCACGCCTCGTCGTCCGTGCGGCAGACCGCCTACCGCGCCAAGTCGCTGCTGGTGCAGCTCGCCGAGATCTCCGTGGAGGTCGCCCAGACCGTCATCGCGGACGACGCCGACGGCAACCCGGTGCTGCCCGCCTGGTTCCTGATCGAGGCCGCCCGCGACATGCCGCGCCTGGTGGAGGCCCGTCAGTGA
- a CDS encoding OsmC family protein, with the protein MATTRTAHTVWEGELLKGSGTVTFDSSGIASQPVSWPSRAEAANGKTSPEELIAGAHSSCFSMALSHGLTGAGNPPTRLETKADVTFQPGEGITGIHLTVRGEVPGLDAAGFQAAAEDAKKNCPVSQALTGTTITLTAELA; encoded by the coding sequence GTGGCTACCACGCGCACTGCACACACGGTCTGGGAAGGCGAGCTCCTCAAGGGCAGCGGCACCGTCACCTTCGACTCCTCCGGCATCGCGTCGCAGCCGGTCTCGTGGCCCTCGCGCGCCGAGGCGGCGAACGGCAAGACCAGCCCCGAGGAGCTGATCGCGGGTGCCCACTCCAGCTGCTTCTCCATGGCGCTGTCGCACGGCCTGACCGGCGCGGGAAACCCGCCGACCAGGCTGGAGACGAAGGCCGACGTCACCTTCCAGCCCGGTGAGGGCATCACCGGCATCCACCTCACCGTGCGCGGCGAGGTCCCGGGTCTGGACGCGGCCGGCTTCCAGGCGGCCGCCGAGGACGCCAAGAAGAACTGCCCGGTCAGCCAGGCGCTCACGGGCACGACGATCACGCTCACGGCCGAACTGGCCTGA